A part of Cryptococcus gattii WM276 chromosome G, complete sequence genomic DNA contains:
- a CDS encoding Hypothetical protein (Similar to TIGR gene model, INSD accession AAW44873.1; CNG04470) — translation MQINTKPLYALILLVTVSFLAYTYYHSPSTELIVLDTMSEQNVIVQFKKTSSSDERQKAISELTSKGAKVVNDDNVDSKLMPFITVSYPKSDFSALENQFGGGSHDVINHVEADQEVRIQ, via the exons ATGCAGATCAACACGAAACCTCTGTACGCGCTCATCCTCCTTGTTACAGTCTCTTTCCTCGCATACACATACTATCACTCCCCATCCACCGAACTCATCGTCCTTGACACCATGTCCGAACAGAACG TAATCGTCCAATTCAAGAAGACCTCCTCCTCTGATGAGAGACAGAAGGCAATCTCCGAACTCACCTCCAAAGGTGCCAAGGTCGTCAACGACGATAATGTGGATTCCAAGC TTATGCCCTTCATCACTGTCTCTTATCCCAAATCCGACTTCTCAGCCCTTGAGAACCAGTTTGGTGGCGGTTCACACGACGTAATTAACCATGTCGAAGCCGACCAAGAGGTCCGCATTCAGTAA
- a CDS encoding Trehalose synthase, putative (Similar to TIGR gene model, INSD accession AAW44824.1), giving the protein MPPGDQPKRRLSTTSSRQPTSIQDIFIGVGLQLSPQPDIPEGQEDPGRDLEYSAVIHDGTGILDSETFHTTYFTYGKDEDGLAAEMKRVARDMLDLLRAVQTNRQVNVKMIAVAEPVPDELRAKKGVEFFPTLWLHMDAIPFITTPSTSIFTKLPAPSTVANGTAAVCAAVRHLHPATHSATTADVAPKDHHVQVDCDGQVRLCSIVQYEQSSSGPLWARFMALSRLLNKNKVSIVFFSATPQGGGVALMRHALVRLWRMVGLPVNWFVPEGHPTVFNITKTKFHNVLQGVSPKGVEISDTDKTWFELWTEQNYESFWSSGAIDASIIVIDDPQLTALIPIIKKERPDAKIIFRSHIQIQSDLTDDPSTVQYRTWNYLFNFIKDVDLFLAHPVKFFVPKNVHENLPVLYMAPSTDPLDGLNKMYGRASVRYYRQYFNQLSQAQCGVKIDWDRGYVCQIARFDPSKGIDVLLKAYLEFRQKLEESESPPLDNGPQLIIMGHGSIDDPDGSWVYEKLHDTLNSPGYELIHGDVAIVRAPPSDALLGCILQGAWVATQLSTREGFEVKVTEAINKRVPIIASDAGGIPLQVKEGKNGWIVPAGDSAAVSDTLYKIHKGELSVHRDISVEEELDGKSDPNSVAQEWVGNFDEAYRKIHDDDGATSEDFWTVGNATRWMFLFAKLLDLKINQTGEVNEQDVDVLKKIEKEKLPNKGETGGNVWHMLMGDDMLKGDGELI; this is encoded by the exons ATGCCTCCGGGAGATCAACCCAAGCGACGTCTTTCGACCACCTCAAGCAGGCAACCTACTTCTATCCAAGACATCTTCATTGGTGTAGGCCTCCAGCTTTCACCCCAGCCTGATATTCCAGAAGGGCAAGAGGATCCAGGCAGGGACTTGGAGTACAGTGCAGTTATCCACGACGGTACTGGTATCCTTGATAGCGAGACGTTCCATACGACGTACTTTACGTATGGcaaggatgaagatggacTTGCGGCGGAAATGAAGAGGGTTGCGAGGGATATGCTCGATTTGTTGAGAGCTGTTCAGACTAACCGACAGGTCAAC GTCAAGATGATCGCCGTCGCCGAACCCGTCCCTGACGAGCTTCGAGCCAAGAAAGGAGTTGAATTCTTCCCTACCTTGTGGCTTCATATGGATGCTATACC ATTCATAACCACACCCTCTACTTCTATCTTCACCAAGCTTCCGGCTCCATCTACCGTTGCGAACGGGACAGCCGCAGTTTGTGCAGCTGTCAGACATCTTCATCCG GCAACTCACTCTGCAACAACTGCCGATGTCGCACCCAAGGACCATCACGTCCAAGTCGACTGTGATGGCCAGGTTCGACTCTGCAGTATTGTGCAATACGAGCAAAGCTCTAGTGGCCCC CTCTGGGCGAGGTTCATGGCCCTTTCAAGGCTTTTGAACAAGAACAAAGTCTCTATCGTATTCTTTTCCGCCACTCCGCAGGGTGGAGGTGTTGCCTTAATGCGTCACGCTCTCGTCAGGCTTTGGCGAATGGTCGGCCTCCCTGTCAACTGGTTCGTCCCCGAAGGCCATCCCACAGTATTCAATATCACCAAGACCAAGTTCCATAACGTTCTTCAGGGTGTTTCGCCCAAGGGAGTGGAGATCAGCGACACGGATAAGACCTGGTTTGAGCTTTGGACTGAGCAGAACT ATGAGAGTTTCTGGAGCAGTGGAGCTATTGATGCTAGTATAATTGTGATAGACGATCCACAAC TGACTGCTCTCATTCCGATCATTAAGAAGGAACGACCGGACGCCAAAATTATCTTCCGTTCTCACATCCAAA TCCAATCAGATCTTACAGACGACCCCTCTACTGTTCAGTACAGGACTTGGAATTATCTCTTCAACTTTATCAAAGATGTCGACCTTTTCCTCGCC CACCCCGTCAAATTTTTTGTCCCCAAGAATGTCCACGAAAACCTTCCTGTCCTCTATATGGCGCCTTCCACTGATCCTCTCGATGGGTTGAACAAGATGTATGGCCGTGCTTCAGTCAGGTACTACCGTCAATACTTTAACCAGCTCTCCCAGGCTCAGTGTGGAGTCAAGATTGATTGGGATAGGGGTTACGTCTGTCAGATTGCAAGGTTTGATCCTTCCAAGG GTATCGATGTTCTCCTAAAAGCGTACCTCGAATTCCGACAGAAATTAGAAGAGTCTGAAAGCCCACCACTCGACAATGGTCCTCAGCTTATCATCATGGGTCATGGAAGTATTGATGACCCTGATGGCAGTTGGGTATACGAGAAGCTCCATGACACCCTTAATTCACCAGGGTATGAGCTCATCCATGGCGATGTGGCTATCGTCAGAGCTCCCCCTTCTGACGCGCTTTTGGGTTGTATTCTCCAAGGTGCCTGGGTCGCCACCCAACTTTCTACTCG CGAAGGATTCGAAGTCAAAGTCACCGAAGCTATCAACAAGCGAGTCCCCATCATCGCCTCTGACGCGGGTGGTATCCCACTTCAAGTtaaggaaggaaagaacGGCTGGATCGTCCCCGCTGGTGATTCCGCAGCTGTTTCTGACACGCTGTACAAGATCCACAAGGGCGAGCTGAGCGTCCACCGAGATATATCCgtggaggaagagttggaTGGGAAGAGTGATCCCAACAGCGTCGCTCAAGAATGG GTCGGCAATTTTGACGAAGCGTACCGTAAAATTCATGATGACGATGGCGCCACCTCGGAAGACTTTTGGACAGTTGGTAACGCCACTCGATGGATGTTCCTCTTCGCCAAGCTCCTTGATCTCAAAATTAATCAAACAGGCGAGGTCAATGAGCAAGATGTAGACGTTCTGAAGAAGATCGAGAAGGAGAAGTTACCTAATAAGGGAGAGACGGGCGGAAATGTGTGGCACATGTTGATGGGAGACGATATGTTGAAAGGTGATGGCGAGTTAATCTAA
- a CDS encoding Forkhead transcription factor 3 (freac-3), putative (Similar to TIGR gene model, INSD accession AAW44820.1) — protein sequence MPGALTKLYCNPSPTHTSPQKTSSSRFYPTPASMSPNTTSSSSTLNYPPSFDPHHTSSRYPLATHFAPYSPYRPGEYGRSERGLASERTRIERKLFADGQEEDGEARKARGSSPLAPAFEAKMVLRNGASIDLISWLRTNFHHVPPPHTPLVPSMPLNGIRHLILERFPRAPEAQEIHKAVLAAFPHSQWDYPPPESSEPPTIRGLIWHGKDIVNDDEVDDRPRSTPKDGATHNARGRVLGGIITSANSNPTMKGKQPSRSPTQSTLVSPISSSKRHLPDTPARSVLEEFAEIATLAEKTPVSRTKSLPGEPLAASPEQEVAHLSHNPFEQSMLLRGRGKRRASQSPERGHRRRASTPDKLHGLLAAAEAVEGSPITSVLGHKRRRTIGGPVPARELMTFPRRAMSSRGTMSPPPTRGLAMLPHVEENIDYLVPLNDTASAGSRISEEDAASNALPSIAGASTARRAPTSSSTASQSSAISHHLASAPVAGSSGSIHSYPLDHIRDHGLSLSHAHHQSSSQTQSYPPNLPRVHAPRTGGGGRKVNELPTEGERPGYDCKPPYPYHEMIRHAIENAPDRKLQLNQIYASIAERFPFFKTLDEKKTAGWQNSIRHNLSLKKMFVRVNKVDGIPDDSGGKGGWWTVIPGVPDEGRPGRKAKARKAKLEKEAASKEAASRVGKENDARGLGMGGVLPTPDGHAVAPVSSGTGSGLNQNYNGHSHGHDYGQGLGSGHGQGQGALHEKWVEENRVQEESVDELEDDER from the exons ATGCCTGGAGCTTTGACTAAGCTATACTGTAACCCCTCTCCAACTCATACATCCCCTCAAAAAACGTCATCATCCCGCTTCTATCCCACCCCTGCCTCTATGTCGCCAAACACCACTTCTAGCTCTTCCACGCTCAATTATCCTCCGTCTTTCGATCCTCACCACACCTCTTCTCGGTACCCTTTGGCAACTCATTTTGCCCCTTATTCCCCTTACCGCCCTGGCGAATATGGCCGGTCCGAACGGGGTTTGGCAAGTGAGAGGACGAGAATTGAGAGAAAATTGTTTGCAGATGggcaagaggaagatggagaggcGAGAAAAGCTAGAGGAAGCTCGCCTTTGGCGCCGGCATTTGAAGCAAAGATGGTCTTGCGAAACGGTGCAAGCATTGATTTGATTTCTTG GCTCCGAACAAACTTTCATCATGTCCCACCGCCACACACGCCTTTAGTTCCGTCCATGCCTCTTAATGGCATCCGTCACCTCATCCTCGAACGTTTTCCCCGTGCACCCGAAGCCCAAGAGATCCACAAGGCCGTTCTCGCCGCTTTCCCCCATTCTCAATGGGACTATCCACCTCCCGAATCGTCTGAACCACCTACCATTCGAGGTCTTATTTGGCACGGGAAAGATATTGTCAACGATGATGAAGTCGACGATAGACCCCGTTCAACGCCGAAGGATGGTGCTACGCACAATGCCCGTGGTAGAGTACTGGGGGGTATCATTACAAGCGCAAACTCAAACCCGACCATGAAAGGAAAACAGCCGTCAAGGAGCCCGACCCAATCTACGCTTGTCTCACCCATCTCCAGCTCAAAACGACACTTGCCGGATACACCTGCACGCTCAGTCTTAGAAGAGTTTGCAGAGATTGCCACATTGGCGGAGAAGACCCCTGTTAGCCGCACGAAATCCTTACCCGGAGAACCGCTCGCAGCATCCCCGGAGCAAGAAGTAGCGCATCTTTCTCATAATCCATTTGAGCAAAGTATGCTTCTCAGAGGCCGAGGAAAACGACGAGCGAGTCAATCGCCTGAGCGAGGACATCGTAGACGCGCAAGTACTCCAGACAAACTTCACGGTTTATTGGCAGCTGCCGAAGCAGTGGAGGGATCACCCATCACTTCTGTCCTAGGCCACAAACGTCGAAGGACCATTGGCGGTCCCGTACCAGCAAGGGAGCTCATGACTTTTCCTCGGCGGGCAATGTCCTCTCGGGGAACCATGTCACCTCCTCCCACTCGCGGACTGGCGATGCTACCCCACGTCGAAGAGAATATTGACTATCTCGTACCGCTAAACGATACTGCCTCTGCCGGTTCAAGGATCTCAGAGGAAGATGCAGCTTCAAATGCGTTACCCTCTATTGCTGGTGCGTCCACAGCTAGAAGGGCACCGACATCGTCTTCGACGGCATCACAGTCATCTGCGATTTCGCACCATCTTGCATCTGCTCCCGTTGCAGGGTCTTCTGGATCTATACACTCTTACCCACTCGACCACATACGTGATCATGGCCTCTCCCTTTCCCACGCCCACCATCAGTCCTCATCCCAAACCCAATCTTACCCGCCTAACCTCCCTCGCGTACACGCCCCCCGAACAGGCGGCGGCGGCCGTAAAGTCAACGAACTTCCTACCGAAGGGGAACGACCCGGATACGATTGCAAGCCGCCCTATCCGTACCACGAAATGATTCGGCATGCGATTGAGAATGCGCCCGATAGGAAACTCCAACTGAATCAGATTTATGCAAGTATCGCGGAGAGGTTTCCTTTTTTCAAGACGTtggatgagaagaagacggcTGGGTGGCAGAATTCGATCAGGCATAATCTTAGTTTAAA GAAAATGTTTGTAAGAGTCAACAAAGTCGATGGTATACCGGATGACTCTGGCGGTAAAGGCGGTTGGTGGACAGTCATACCCGGTGTACCAGACGAAGGCCGACCAGGACGAAAAGCTAAAGCTCGTAAAGCCAagttggagaaggaagcgGCTTCAAAAGAAGCAGCCTCGCGTGTgggaaaggagaatgaCGCCCGGGGCTTGGGGATGGGTGGTGTCTTGCCCACGCCGGATGGACATGCTGTTGCCCCTGTAAGCTCTGGGACCGGTAGCGGGCTAAATCAGAATTATAACGGCCATAGTCATGGGCATGATTATGGGCAAGGATTAGGGTCCGGGCATGGGCAGGGACAAGGGGCGTTACATGAGAAATGGGTAGAAGAGAATCGGGTACAAGAAGAGTCGGTTGATGAACTagaggatgatgagcgCTAA
- a CDS encoding Hypothetical Protein (Similar to TIGR gene model, INSD accession AAW44822.1): MSDPAVSRSTGSNSGADLKPVNKRKTTTRTRNGCLICRGRRVVKKPECRRCVNYGAECVYPPKKRFDQQIIEERLRKRHVHSSSPPPVHRHSQAISGEGPSTVPIVSIFPAHPTPAPPSPGHGGAPTSYASGVCSPSLRPLGRTPLAQVKRMDPMELLMALCRDTRMGQFFSEPVDPPEFLKDIFPDEDELRCFHHCFTYTLSTMVVNEEINPWVDLIIPLFLCPTGEAPLSVSALRLGTLATGAIHLASLEEKGGAPNTNGHTRSLGFKYREEGVKYLRAARDIKEEMTSDLLGANQFWREVLRLARASIHLRGGCERALFGNPKEGIYLRPTALRVCLVEHLVLLEVISCMTTGQPCVVLDEGTGWWEKLERKDPVLPDTIESYAGIHRSEMPLVVRVNNLLWEHLQYFKYLNPTLDSQSAWIADFKQRTASICKDLDVWYEQVVPMIRHKRTRDGSVALWHGLQILVKKELRSMARGDAEVQKHAMDTLAICEQVGPKVEGMSWPLLVASSVLVEPFHRQRAREIIKSFTCQTAYETAVVEEVIEECWRRMDDGMDDEGCSWREILVEMGCAVMLG, translated from the exons ATGTCAGACCCAGCTGTATCACGCTCAACAGGCTCGAACTCCGGAGCGGATCTAAAGCCTGTCAATAAACGCAAAACTACTACAAG AACGAGGAATGGATGTCTCATATGTCGGGGTAGAAGAGTGGTAA AAAAGCCGGAGTGTAGACGCTGCGTCAATTACGGTGCAGAG TGTGTCTATCCCCCAAAGAAACGGTTCGACCAACAAATCATCGAAGAACGCCTCCGCAAAAGACATGTGCACAGCAGTTCCCCCCCTCCAGTCCATCGACACTCACAAGCCATCAGTGGCGAAGGCCCTTCCACTGTGCCCATTGTTTCAATATTTCCGGCTCATCCCACTCCCGCGCCACCTAGCCCTGGGCACGGAGGGGCGCCGACGTCGTATGCTTCTGGCGTTTGTAGTCCCTCCCTCAGACCACTGGGCCGCACACCGTTAGCGCAGGTAAAGCGGATGGATCCTATGGAGCTTTTGATGGCGCTATGTCGAGATACAAGGATGGGACAATTCTTCTCAGAGCCAGTGGATCCCCCAGAGTTCCTGAAGGATATTTTTCCAGACGAAGATGAGCTTCGCTGT TTCCACCACTGCTTCACGTATACTCTATCGACTATGGTAGTTAACGAGGAAATCAATCCATGGGTAGACCTCATCATCCCGCTGTTTCTATGTCCAACCGGCGAAGCGCCTTTAAGTGTTTCAGCTCTGAGACTGGGGACTTTGGCGACAGGGGCAATTCATTTGGCGTC ACTTGAAGAAAAGGGAGGTGCGCCCAATACCAATGGTCATACTCGCAGTTTAGGATTCAAATACAGAGAAGAGGGAGTGAAATATCTACGAGCAGCAAGGGATATAAAAGAAGAAATGACATCGGAT CTTCTTGGAGCGAATCAGTTCTGGAGAGAAGTCCTGCGCCTAGCTCGAGCTTCAATCCACCTAAGGGGAGGCTGTGAACGGGCTTTGTTTGGCAATCCTAAGGAAGGCATATATCTTCGACCCACAGCACTGAGGGTATGTCTGGTGGAACATCTGGTTCTTCTCGAGGTGATAT CTTGCATGACGACGGGACAGCCATGCGTTGTATTGGACGAAGGAACCGGATGGTGGGAAAAACTAGAGAGAAAAGACCCAGTCCTCCCAGAT ACTATTGAGTCTTACGCCGGCATTCATCGCAGTGAGATGCCTCTGGTGGTACGCGTCAACAATCTTCTCTGGGAACACTTGCAGTACTTCAAATACCTCAACCCTACACTGGACTCACAATCAGCATGGATCGCCGATTTCAAGCAACGTACAGCGAGTATTTGTAAGGATCTTGATGTGTGGTATGAGCAAGTTGTCCCTATGATACGGCACAAGAGGACGCGAGATGGGTCGGTGGCGCTGTGGCATGGGCTACAAATTTTAGTCAAGAAAGAGTTACGGAGTATGGCGCGAGGAGACGCGGAGGTCCAGAAGCATGCCATGGATACGCTGGCTATATGTGAGCAAGTGGGACCAAAGGTAGAGGGTATGAGCTGG CCACTTCTCGTTGCTAGCAGTGTCCTCGTCGAACCTTTTCACCGCCAACGCGCTAGAGAAATCATTAAATCCTTTACGTGTCAGACAGCTTACGAAACTGCTGTGGTTGAAGAAGTGATAGAGGAGTgttggaggaggatggatgatgggatggatgatgaaggtTGCTCGTGGAGAGAGATATTAGTAGAAATGGGGTGTGCTGTGATGCTTGGATAG
- a CDS encoding uncharacterized protein (Similar to TIGR gene model, INSD accession AAW44887.1), giving the protein MSNFQFLKSTRTARQKSSVQNNAGRLVHEVTVGPDKNASKNSDGQAVAQISPSGENKCVEGEKDDKALEGEIRKSGSMSTIALMAPTTAAETTPVEPSLGNKSRLMKLYEKELDGVGIEIKDIPGRGRGLVSAKSFKAGSVIIRLPPAVSVLGTSHLTTTCHGCFLTPSEKEILLASGNLSSKTVRVKLSRCSECKTLHYCSRVRMSTGRLANPQARMHGLFKVAHYVS; this is encoded by the exons ATGTCCAACTTCCAGTTCCTCAAATCAACAAGAACCGCACGGCAGAAAAGCTCGGTGCAGAACAATGCAGGGCGGCTTGTGCATGAGGTGACGGTAGGTCCTGATAAGAATGCGTCCAAGAATTCAGATGGTCAGGCCGTCGCGCAGATCTCGCCGTCCGGAGAGAATAAGTGTGTAGAGGGTGAAAAGGACGATAAAGCCTTAGAGGGAGAAATTCGAAAGTCTGGTTCCATGTCGACAATAGCCCTCATGGCGCCCACGACAGCAGCAGAGACAACCCCGGTGGAGCCATCATTAGGCAACAAGAGCCGATTAATGAAGCTATATGAAAAGGAGCTCGATGGAGTTGGTATTGAAATCAAGGATATTCCCGGACGGGGAAGGGGTTTGGTATCTGCCAAGTCTTTCAAAGCAG GCTCTGTTATCATCCGCTTACCACCTGCTGTTTCCGTTCTTGGCACTTCCCATCTGACGACTACTTGCCACGGCTGTTTTCTTACGCCTTCAGAAAAAGAGATCCTTCTTGCGAGCGGGAATCTATCTAGTAAGACTGTGAGAGTCAAGCTGAGCCGATGTAGCGAGTGTAAGACTCTGCATTATTGTTCGCGTGTGC GAATGTCAACTGGCAGATTGGCCAATCCACAAGCAAGAATGCACGGCCTTTTCAAGGTTGCGCACTATGTATCATAA